In Hypanus sabinus isolate sHypSab1 unplaced genomic scaffold, sHypSab1.hap1 scaffold_726, whole genome shotgun sequence, one genomic interval encodes:
- the LOC132389976 gene encoding gastrula zinc finger protein XlCGF57.1-like: MAHQSVHTREKPFTCSDCGKGFTRSSDLKVHQRVHTGEKPFTCSVCGKGFTRSSYLQNHKQVDTGEKPFICLECGKKFTSSSSLRSHQRVHTGEKPFICLECGKKFISSSSLLSHQRVHTGEKPFTCSECGKGFTHSSSLQRHQQSHTGEKLFTCSVCGKEFTQLSNLQSHQRVHTGEKPFTCSECGKGFTFSSTLKVHQRVHTREKPFTCSDCGKRFTFSSNLKVHQVVHTGEWPFTCSVCGKGFINSTELIVHQRVHTGERPFTCSDCGKGFIKSAELKVHQRVHTGERPFTCSDCGKGFTSSSNLMTHQRVHTGERPFTCSNCGMRFARLFTLQCHQRVHTGEKPFTCSDCGKRFTQSSDLKAHQRFHTKECPFTCSDCGKGFTLESTLVKHQRVHTGKKPFTCSVCGKGFAQSSNLRSHQQLHTGEKPFTCSECGKGFTMSSHLLIHQRVHTGEKPFTCSECGKGFTCSSQLKVHQRVHTGEKPFTCSECGKGFSRSSSLQSHQRVHTGEKPFTCSECGKRFTRSSHLLKHQRVHTREKPFTCSDCGQGFTLSSHLLRHQRVHTGEKSFTCLDCGKGFTRISNLQSHQRVHTGVKPFTCSECGKAFTRSSHLLRHQRVHTREKPFICSE, translated from the coding sequence atggctcaccagtcagttcacacaagggagaagccattcacctgctcagactgcggtaagggatttactcggtcatctgacctaaaggtacatcagcgagttcacactggggagaagccattcacctgctcagtctgtgggaagggattcactcggtcatcctacCTGCAGAATCATAAGCAAGTtgacactggggagaagccattcatctgcctaGAATGCGGGAAGAAATTCACTTCGTCATCCAGCCTgcggagtcatcagcgagttcacactggggagaagccattcatctgcttagaatgtgggaagaaattcatTTCGTCATCCAGCctgctgagtcatcagcgagttcacactggagagaaaccgttcacctgctcagaatgtgggaagggattcactcattcatccagcctacagagacaccagcaatctcacactggagagaagttgttcacctgctcagtctgtgggaaggaattcactcagttatccaacctgcagagtcatcagcgagttcacactggagagaagccattcacctgctcagaatgcgggaagggattcactttctcATCGACACTtaaggtacaccagcgagttcacaccagggagaaaccgttcacctgctcagactgtgggaagagattcactttctcatctaacctgaaggtacatcaggtggttcacactggggagtggccgttcacctgttcagtctgtgggaagggattcattaacTCAACTGAACTGATagttcatcagcgagttcacactggagagaggccattcacctgctcagactgtgggaagggattcattaagTCAGCTGAACTGAAggttcatcagcgagttcacactggggagaggccgtttacctgctcagactgtgggaagggattcacttcctcatctaacctgatgacacaccagcgagttcacaccggggagcggccgttcacttgctcgaaCTGTGGGATGAGATTCGCACGGTTATTCACCCTACAgtgtcaccagcgagttcacactggggagaagccattcacctgctcagactgtgggaagagattcactcagtcatctgacctaaagGCTCACCAGCGATTTCACACCAAGGAGtgtccattcacctgctcggactgtgggaagggattcactttggaATCGACTCTagtgaaacaccagcgagttcacactgggaagaagccgttcacttgctcagtctgtgggaagggattcgctcagtcaAGTAACCTGCGGAGTCATCAGcaacttcacactggggagaagccgttcacttgctcagaatgtggtaagggattcactatgtcatctcacctactgatacaccagcgagttcacactggggagaagccgttcacctgctcagaatgtgggaagggattcacttgctcatcccaactgaaggtacatcagcgagttcacactggagagaagccattcacctgctcagaatgtgggaagggattcagtcggtcatccagcctacagagtcatcagcgagttcacactggggagaagccattcacctgctcagaatgtgggaagagattcactcggtcatcccacctactgaaacatcagcgagttcacactagggagaagccgttcacctgctcagactgtgggcagggattcacactgtcatcccacctactgagacatcagcgagttcacactggggagaagtcgttcacctgcttagactgcgggaagggtttcactcggatatccaacctgcagagtcatcagcgagttcacactggggtgaagccattcacctgctcagaatgcgggaaggcattcactcggtcatcgcacctactgagacatcagcgagttcacactagggagaagccattcatctgctcagaatga